One window from the genome of Rhodopseudomonas sp. P2A-2r encodes:
- a CDS encoding LysR family transcriptional regulator produces MIEPTSIILRSARRHNICRGLIYRRESFLKNGINSMRVSLRHFRVFIAVAESGQISKAAAALFTSQPAVTEAIKTLEMDVGVKLFSRSPRGVSLTYEGAVFLEHAQKVLAVAVDAMLAPQKVRRDLDGELTLACTHTVAGYFITPLLSRFARIFPGIKVKLVELERPKIEHQLMSGELEIAACLLSPLEHVSEIESELLVRSKRRLWLPANHPLIERKVVNLRDIEREPYIMLTVDDAERTTQTYFERAGFEPNVIFRTSSMEAIRNVIAEGHGVAVLSDMVYRPWSLDGVRLVAVDIADPIPSMDIGLAWNRAAGLNRDAQLFCDVCRHGSGIVDATLADPH; encoded by the coding sequence ATGATCGAGCCTACTTCGATCATCCTCCGCTCCGCGCGGCGGCATAACATTTGCAGAGGCCTCATTTATCGGCGTGAGTCATTTTTGAAAAACGGGATCAACTCAATGAGAGTATCTCTACGCCACTTCCGTGTCTTTATAGCAGTCGCCGAAAGCGGGCAGATTTCAAAGGCAGCCGCAGCCTTGTTCACCTCGCAACCTGCGGTCACCGAGGCGATCAAGACACTCGAAATGGATGTGGGCGTCAAGCTGTTCAGTCGGTCGCCGAGAGGCGTATCCCTCACCTACGAGGGCGCCGTCTTCCTCGAACACGCTCAAAAGGTGCTGGCGGTCGCCGTGGACGCGATGCTCGCCCCGCAGAAAGTGCGCCGTGACCTGGACGGCGAGTTGACGCTTGCCTGCACGCATACGGTCGCAGGCTATTTCATCACGCCACTGTTGTCGCGATTTGCTCGGATCTTCCCCGGCATTAAAGTAAAGCTGGTCGAACTGGAGCGGCCGAAGATCGAGCACCAACTGATGTCCGGAGAATTGGAGATCGCGGCCTGCCTTCTGTCGCCGCTCGAGCACGTCAGCGAAATCGAAAGCGAGCTACTCGTGAGGTCAAAGCGGCGGCTCTGGCTTCCTGCCAATCACCCGCTTATCGAGCGTAAGGTCGTAAATTTGCGCGATATCGAGCGCGAGCCGTACATCATGTTGACGGTCGATGACGCTGAGCGGACGACGCAGACCTATTTTGAGCGGGCCGGTTTCGAGCCGAATGTCATATTCCGGACCTCCTCAATGGAGGCCATACGTAACGTGATTGCGGAGGGGCACGGCGTAGCCGTGCTCTCTGACATGGTCTATCGTCCCTGGTCGCTCGATGGCGTTCGGCTGGTCGCCGTGGATATTGCCGATCCGATACCAAGTATGGATATCGGGCTGGCCTGGAACCGTGCGGCGGGCCTCAACCGCGACGCTCAACTGTTCTGCGATGTATGCCGGCATGGTTCTGGCATCGTAGACGCCACGTTAGCTGACCCGCATTAG
- a CDS encoding YHS domain-containing protein, translating to MLERSDWYDLARDTNWTPKYVPESELFPEEYAGTRGIPEHIWATYDEPYKVTYREYVGMQREKDSGTYSVKAALERMDLFTSADPGWVATLKEHYGAVSVVEYNAALQNARLLRFGRAGGMRNMATFGMLDEVRHGQIQLYFAHEYVSKDRQFDWAHRSMNTNNWVTLAARRFFDDMMMTRNVIDTSLAMNFSFETGFTNLQFIGLASDATHAGDFKFAKLIQSIQSDEARHAQIGTPTLKILIEQGKKAEAQRMVDISFWRSSRLFAILTGIPMDYYLPLDKREGSFKEFMQEWIITQFARSLEDLGLEKPWYWDIFMRDLDEHHHGQQLGTWSWRPTLWWSPAAGVSPDERDWLEEKYPGWNDTFGKCWDTISENVRAGRFEKTVPGTLPVICNISQNPIVGTPGRTLQDRQLTYNGRKYHFGSEVDQWIFEQDPQRYARHQSLVDRFLSGSIEPANLDGVLAYMGLGVISDGGQDAHDFSWATAKKGEAA from the coding sequence ATGCTCGAACGTTCAGACTGGTACGACCTGGCCCGCGACACGAACTGGACTCCGAAATACGTCCCTGAAAGCGAGCTTTTTCCAGAGGAATATGCCGGTACCAGAGGCATCCCTGAGCACATCTGGGCGACCTATGACGAGCCCTACAAGGTCACGTATCGCGAATATGTCGGCATGCAGCGTGAGAAGGATTCGGGCACATACTCGGTCAAGGCCGCGCTGGAGCGCATGGACCTGTTCACATCGGCAGACCCGGGCTGGGTCGCCACGCTGAAGGAGCACTACGGAGCGGTTTCCGTGGTCGAGTATAACGCCGCGCTGCAGAACGCCCGCTTGTTGCGCTTTGGCCGCGCGGGCGGCATGCGCAACATGGCGACCTTCGGCATGTTGGACGAAGTCCGCCATGGCCAGATCCAGCTCTATTTCGCCCATGAGTACGTCTCGAAGGATCGGCAGTTCGACTGGGCTCATCGCTCGATGAACACCAACAATTGGGTGACGCTCGCAGCCCGCCGCTTCTTCGACGACATGATGATGACCCGCAACGTCATCGATACCTCGCTGGCGATGAACTTCTCGTTCGAGACCGGCTTCACCAACCTTCAGTTCATCGGCCTTGCGTCCGACGCGACGCATGCTGGCGATTTCAAGTTTGCCAAGCTGATCCAAAGCATCCAATCGGACGAGGCGCGTCATGCTCAAATCGGGACGCCCACGCTGAAGATTCTGATCGAGCAGGGCAAGAAGGCCGAAGCCCAGCGCATGGTCGATATCTCGTTCTGGCGCTCGTCGCGCCTGTTCGCGATCCTGACCGGCATTCCCATGGACTACTACCTGCCGCTCGACAAGCGCGAGGGGTCTTTCAAGGAGTTCATGCAGGAGTGGATCATCACTCAATTCGCGCGCTCGCTGGAGGATCTCGGTCTGGAGAAGCCCTGGTACTGGGACATCTTCATGCGCGATCTTGACGAGCACCATCACGGTCAGCAGCTGGGCACTTGGTCGTGGCGCCCGACGCTGTGGTGGTCGCCGGCCGCCGGCGTGAGCCCCGACGAGCGCGATTGGCTGGAGGAGAAGTATCCGGGGTGGAACGATACGTTCGGCAAGTGCTGGGACACCATCAGCGAAAACGTCAGGGCCGGCCGCTTCGAGAAGACTGTACCAGGCACGTTGCCGGTGATTTGCAACATCTCTCAGAATCCGATCGTCGGTACGCCCGGCAGGACGTTGCAGGACCGCCAGCTCACCTACAATGGGCGCAAGTATCACTTCGGCTCGGAAGTGGATCAATGGATCTTCGAGCAGGATCCGCAGCGCTACGCCCGCCACCAATCTCTCGTGGACCGCTTCCTGTCGGGCAGCATCGAGCCGGCCAATCTGGATGGCGTGCTCGCTTATATGGGCCTCGGCGTCATCAGCGACGGCGGCCAGGACGCGCACGATTTCAGCTGGGCTACCGCCAAAAAGGGCGAGGCC
- a CDS encoding 5-oxoprolinase subunit PxpA — protein sequence MSRKTTIDLGCDMGEGFGNWQLGATDDAKLMTMISSAHIAAGFHAGDPNLIDQSVRLAMANNVAIGAHPGFRDLQGFGRRRIVQSTEEMVNDIIYQVGALREFVGLHAGTLQHVKPHGALYMELAANEAASIGFVKMMRRVAPDAFIYCMGASETYRIAKMLGQPVVREFYADREYDTTGKIVFTRKPDDYNPKSVAERVVHACLEGKVKPVDGPEIEVGFESICVHSDTPGSVDLLVAIREALTANGVAIAAPGKAGARSAA from the coding sequence ATGAGCCGGAAAACGACGATCGATCTGGGTTGCGATATGGGAGAGGGATTCGGTAATTGGCAGCTGGGTGCTACCGATGACGCCAAACTGATGACGATGATCAGTTCGGCCCATATCGCGGCGGGCTTCCATGCCGGCGATCCTAATCTGATAGACCAGTCAGTCCGTCTCGCGATGGCGAACAACGTCGCGATCGGCGCGCACCCGGGTTTCCGCGATCTTCAGGGTTTCGGTCGCCGCCGCATCGTTCAGAGCACAGAAGAGATGGTGAATGACATCATCTATCAGGTCGGCGCCTTACGGGAATTCGTCGGCCTGCATGCCGGAACGCTTCAGCACGTGAAGCCGCATGGCGCACTCTATATGGAGCTCGCAGCCAACGAGGCCGCCTCGATAGGTTTCGTCAAGATGATGCGGCGTGTGGCGCCGGATGCATTTATCTACTGCATGGGCGCGTCGGAGACCTACAGGATCGCGAAAATGCTTGGGCAGCCTGTCGTCCGTGAATTCTACGCGGATCGGGAATACGACACGACCGGCAAGATCGTTTTTACGCGCAAGCCGGACGACTACAATCCGAAATCGGTTGCGGAGCGGGTCGTGCATGCGTGTCTGGAGGGCAAGGTCAAGCCCGTCGATGGTCCCGAAATCGAAGTGGGATTCGAGTCGATCTGCGTTCATTCGGACACGCCTGGATCGGTCGATCTGCTGGTCGCGATCCGCGAGGCTCTCACCGCGAACGGCGTCGCCATCGCCGCGCCAGGAAAAGCGGGAGCGCGGAGCGCTGCCTGA